Within the Streptomyces sp. R41 genome, the region GCTGACCCAGCTCGCGAAGAAGACGGGTACCACGGTCGCGGACATCAAGCGCCTCACCATCTGGGGCAACCACTCCGCCACCCAGTACCCGGACATCTTCCACGCCTCGGTCGCCGGCAAGAACGCCGCCGAGGTCGTCAACGACGAGAAGTGGCTGGCCGAGGACTTCATTCCGACCGTCGCCAAGCGTGGCGCGGCGATCATCGAGGCCCGGGGCGCGTCCTCCGCCGCTTCCGCCGCCAACGCCGCCATCGACCACGTATACACCTGGGTCAACGGCACCGCGGACGGCGACTGGACCTCCATGGGTATCCCGTCGGACGGTTCGTACGGCGTCCCGGAGGGTCTCATCTCCTCCTTCCCGGTCACCACGAAGGACGGCCAGTACGAGATCGTCCAGGGCCTGGACATCAACGAGTTCTCCCGCGCCCGCATCGACGCGTCGGTGAAGGAGCTCGAGGAGGAGCGCGAGGCGGTCCGCGCCCTCGGCCTGATCTGACGATCCGAGCCACCCCCGCACCACATCAGCCCCTGTCCGGGAAGCCGGATGGGGGCTGACGCGTGCGTACGGAAAGTACGTATCGAACGTACGTGCTTTGTCGCCATATAGGGGGGTGCAGCGGGAGTAACCCTCGCTATCGTCGTGACGTACGGTCCGCCGGGGGAACGGGGGCGTGGCCGGGGGAGCACGGCGGGGGTGGGTCCCGATGGCGGGATCGCAGAGACGGTACGCGCGCAGTGAGGCGACACGGCTGCTGTGTGCCGGGGCGCATCTGGACACGGTCTTCCGGGCGCGGGTCATCGACGAACTCATAGGGCACGAAGAGCGTCCCGCGGCGCCGTCCCTCGGTGTCGACGTCGTCGCCGTGCTGGCCCACGCGCTGCGGGCGCGCCGGAAGGATGCCTCGACCGGGATCGCGCTGCTCGTGATCTGGGTCGTCTTCTTCCTGGTGGAGATCGGCCGGGCGGCTTCCGGACTCGGTGGTTTCGGGGCGCTGTTCGGCGCCGTCGCCGTCCTGTACTACGCGTCCGTCTGCTTCCTGCTGTGGTTCGCGCGGGCCGCGTCCGGGTGGGGCATGACGATGTACGCCGCGTCGTACAACGAGGGGGAGCAGGGATGAGCGAGGGCAGGGGCGGACGGGTCGACCGGATCAACCGCAGCGCGGTGAACTTCGGTGACCACGGCAGCGCCGAGTACCACGAGGCACCGCGCGCGGCCGCCGACGAGACGACCGCGGTGCTCCTGGACGCCGTCCGCACCCTGCGCGAGCATCTGCGGCTGCTCACGGAGACGGACGCCACGACCGGGCTCGACGGTGAACTCGCCGTCGTACAGGGGGAGATCGAGCGAACGGGCCGGGCGGACCCGGCGCGGCTCGGCAGGCTGCGTATGCGGCTGGAGACCGCCGTCGCGGTGGTGGCGGGGCTGGCGTCGACGGCGGCCGTGGTGCAGGTGATCGCGCAGCTCGCGGGCTAGCGGGACCGGAGTGGAGCGGGGGTGACGAGGTGGCGCAACGGTGGGACGCGGACCGTCGGCGGTGGGTCGACGACAGCGGCGGGGCTCGGGATGCCGCCGACGCCGGCGGGACACCGCCGGACGCGGCGCAGCAGTGGTGGGCGTCCGTGCCGACCCAGTCGGGGCTCGTTCGGCCGGACTGGTCTCCGGCTCCGGCATCCGTGCCGCCACCGCCACCGCCACCGCCCGGGCCCGGCAGGGGGACCGCGGACTCGCGCCGGCTCCTCGTGGTGATCGTGGCCGTGGCGCTCCTCGCGGGCGGTGTGGGAGGCGGGGTCTGGGCGCTGACCAGGAAGGACTCGGCAGGGCATGCCGACGCCGGCGCGACACGGCCGGCGGTGACCGTCACGGCCACACAGACCGCTCCCTCGCCGGAGACCGGTTACACGTCCGGGAGTGAGGACGCCTACGCCGATCCGGCGGAGTCCCCTGCCCCGGGGCCGTCGCCCGGGTACAGCCGGGCGGTGGATCCGGTCGGTTACACCGTGGATGTGCCGGAAGGGTGGGTGCGCAAGGAGGTCCAGGGCAAGCTGGCGCCGGTCGTCACGTACACGGCACCCGGTGGCAGCAGCAGGCTCATGCTGTTCGAGGTCAAGGAGAGCTCCCTGACCGAGTCGTTGGACCAGGCCGAGGCGATCTGGCAGCAGCTGTCGGGCTACCAGCTCCTGAGCCGGCAGACGGGCCCCGACTGGACGGAGGTCGCCTACCGCTACGACAGCAAGCAGAACGGAGCCACTCACGTCATCGACCACCGCTTCGCGGCCGCCGACGGCACGCTGTACGCGATCAACGCGAGTGGTCCCGAGGGCGAGGACATGACCGGCACGCTCACCACGGCCCTGAACTCCTTCTGCCTCACGGGTGTCGACTGCGCGAGCCGTTCATAGGCGGACGACCGTGAGCAGTTACTGGTGCGAGGCGTCGGGCAGTCGCTTCTCGAACCAGTGGGCGGCATACACGTTCTCGTCGTAGCGCGGGATCTCCGTGTACCCGCACGCCCGGTACATCGCCTGCGCCTCCGTGAGCACCGCGTGCGTGTCGAGCCGTACGGCCTCGTATCCGCGCTCGACGGCCTGCCGTTCCAGGCCGAGGAGGATCCGCCGCGCGAGGCCGAGCCGCCGGGCCGCGGGGTGCACCCACACATGCCGGATCTCGCCCACCTGGGGTTCGAGCCGGCGCAGCGCCCCGCAGCCCACGGGCCGCCCTTCCTCGTACGCGACCAGGAAGGCACCCGAGCCCCCCGACACCTCATCGGGCTGTACCAGGGCGGCGGGGTCGAAGCCCTCAGGGAACCGTTCGTCGATGTCGGCGGCGTACGCGGCGAGGCAGTCCCGCGCGTCGCGGGAGGCGCCGTCGACGAGCTCGACGGTGATCGCGGCCAGCCGCAGCAGCCGCTCGGCGACGGCCACGGCGGCGGTCAGTTCGTCGCGCTGCCGTGCGTCGAGACCGCTGAGCAGCCCTTCGGCCAGCCCGTTGGCCCGCCGGTTCTGCTCCTTGACCTCGACGAGACCGGCCGGCGTGAGCTCCGCCATCCGCAGCCGGTTGTCCGCGGGATGCACGCACACCCGTACGAGACCCTGCGCCTCCAGGGCCCGCACCATCCGGCTCAAGTACCCGGCGTCCAGGCCGAGTCGGCCCCTGAGCTCCCGCAACGAGGCTCCGTCGTCCCCGATCTCGAAGAGCAGCCGTGCCTCGCCGAGGGGCCGGTCCTGGCCGAGGTAGTGATCGTCGAGCACGCCGATGCGGCGCGTGAAGTAGCGGTTGAACCGCCGCAGCGCCTTCACATGGTTCGCTGACACTGGCTCCATATTTCTTTGACTTTAGTCAAAGGAAATGGGGGTGTCCATGAGTCGTCGGAGATGCCGGCGTCCGGGCGCCTCACTGCATCTGCAGCTCGCTCCGCAGCTTCCCGATGTCCACCGACTGGTCCGCCGACGGAGTCGCGGACGGGACCGGCTTGTCGTAGTCCGTGAACGTGAGGGTCGTCTCGGCGCCGTTGCCCGTCTCGGTCGCCCGGAACAGGTGGTGGTCGGAGTCGGTGGTGACGTACATCGTGGTCGTGGTGCCGTCTTCCTTGTGCGTCAGCGGGATCACCTTCGTGCCGTCGACCGTCGTCTCGGCGCCCTTCTTCAGGGACTTCGCGTCACCGGAGTCGCCGGTGGCGGCCTGCTGGAAGGACTTGAGGTCGCAGATGTCGGCCACGCCCTTGAGGAGGGTGTCGGACGTGGAGCCGTGGATGTAGCGGTTCTTGAAGAGCTCGGCGGCCGCCGAGCCCTGGCCGCCCGGCATCTGCGCCTTCCAGAAGTCCGCGTCCGGTTTCATCCACACCTCGGCGCCCCGTTTGACGATCTGGACGCCGCCCCCGTCGGAGCCCATCCGCATGCTGCCCGCGCAGTTGCCGTCCTGGTCGAGCGAGAGGTCTATCGACGTCGGCTGCGTCTTGCTCGTCGCCGCGTCCGCGCTCTTGTCCGTCAGCTTCATATGGACGGACTTCGCTTTCACGAGGCCTTCCTGCGCCTTGTCGGAGAGCTGCTGAGCGGTGAGATCGTTTCCGTCGTCCGCGGTGGCCGCCGTGGCGAGGCCGGTGGAAAGCAGGAGCGCCACGGTCGCTGTCGCGCAGGTCAACGTCTTCCGGGACATCGCGTCACCTCCGGGATGCCGATCACTCTCAGCGTACGTTTCGGGCAATTTGGTCGCATTTTCGACGTTTTTTCAGTGACCCGCCGCACTTTTGGTCACGGGTTGTGCATGTATCCGGGGTCGGGGGGCAGGTGCTCCCGGCCCCCGAGGGTGACACGCGTGTGACGCAGGGGCACTGAACAGGAACGGAAGGCAACACCGATCATGGCCGGACAGCAGGCACAGCAGACCATCCATGTGGGCGGCGAGTGGCGCGAAGCCCTCTCCCGCGCCACCCGCGAGATCCTCGATCCCGCCGATGCCAAGCCGTTCACCGTGGTCGCGGAGGGTGACGAGAAGGACGCGGACGCGGCCGTCGAGGCCGCCCGCCGCGCCTTCGATGCGGGCCCCTGGCCGCACACCCCGGTCGCCGAGCGCGCCGCCCTTCTGCGCCGTGTCGCCGATCTCCTCGTACGCGATCGCGCACAGCTCGGGCTCCTGGAGAGCCGCGACGCGGGCAAGACCCTGGAGGAGGGGTGCGTCGACATCGACTGCGTCGCCGACGCCTTCCGGTACTTCGCCGATCTCGTCGTGGGCGAGGGCGGCGGACGGGTCGTCGACGCGGGCTCCGACGAGATCCACAGCGTCGTGGTGCACGAGCCCGTCGGCGTCTGCGCGATGATCACGCCCTGGAACTACCCGCTCCTGCAGGCCAGTTGGAAGATCGCGCCCGCGCTCGCCGCCGGGAACACCTTCGTCATCAAGCCGAGTGAGATCACTCCGCTTTCGACAATCGCCCTTGTGGACCTGCTCGTCGAGGCCGGGCTGCCCGCCGGGGTCGCCAACATCGTCACCGGTCCCGGCCACTCCGTCGGTGCCCGGCTCGCCGAACACCCCGACGTCGACCTCATCTCCTTCACCGGTGGTCTCATCAGCGGTACGAAGGTCGCGCAGGCCGCCGCCGTGAGCGTCAAGAAGATCGCCCTCGAGCTCGGCGGCAAGAACCCGAACGTCGTCTTCGCGGACGCCTGCGCGACCGAGGAAGGCTTCGACACCGCCGTCGACCAGGCCCTCAACGCCGCCTTCATCCACAGCGGTCAGGTGTGTTCCGCCGGGTCGCGCCTCATCGTCGAGGAGTCCGTGCGCG harbors:
- a CDS encoding GNAT family N-acetyltransferase, with amino-acid sequence MEPVSANHVKALRRFNRYFTRRIGVLDDHYLGQDRPLGEARLLFEIGDDGASLRELRGRLGLDAGYLSRMVRALEAQGLVRVCVHPADNRLRMAELTPAGLVEVKEQNRRANGLAEGLLSGLDARQRDELTAAVAVAERLLRLAAITVELVDGASRDARDCLAAYAADIDERFPEGFDPAALVQPDEVSGGSGAFLVAYEEGRPVGCGALRRLEPQVGEIRHVWVHPAARRLGLARRILLGLERQAVERGYEAVRLDTHAVLTEAQAMYRACGYTEIPRYDENVYAAHWFEKRLPDASHQ
- a CDS encoding malate dehydrogenase: MTRTPVNVTVTGAAGQIGYALLFRIASGQLLGADVPVKLRLLEITPALKAAEGTAMELDDCAFPLLQGIDITDDPNVAFDGTNVGLLVGARPRTKGMERGDLLSANGGIFKPQGKAINDNAADDVKILVVGNPANTNALIAQAAAPDVPAERFTAMTRLDHNRALTQLAKKTGTTVADIKRLTIWGNHSATQYPDIFHASVAGKNAAEVVNDEKWLAEDFIPTVAKRGAAIIEARGASSAASAANAAIDHVYTWVNGTADGDWTSMGIPSDGSYGVPEGLISSFPVTTKDGQYEIVQGLDINEFSRARIDASVKELEEEREAVRALGLI
- a CDS encoding aldehyde dehydrogenase family protein, with the translated sequence MAGQQAQQTIHVGGEWREALSRATREILDPADAKPFTVVAEGDEKDADAAVEAARRAFDAGPWPHTPVAERAALLRRVADLLVRDRAQLGLLESRDAGKTLEEGCVDIDCVADAFRYFADLVVGEGGGRVVDAGSDEIHSVVVHEPVGVCAMITPWNYPLLQASWKIAPALAAGNTFVIKPSEITPLSTIALVDLLVEAGLPAGVANIVTGPGHSVGARLAEHPDVDLISFTGGLISGTKVAQAAAVSVKKIALELGGKNPNVVFADACATEEGFDTAVDQALNAAFIHSGQVCSAGSRLIVEESVRERFVAELARRAQKIRLGRGTEKGVECGPLVSEQQREKTEAYVASALAEGAVLRAGGRRPEPSDVRPATGYFYEPTVLDQCHREMKVVREEVFGPVLTVETFRTEDEAVALANDTEYGLAGAVWTADAGRARRVAGRLRHGTVWINDFHPYLPQAEWGGFGKSGVGRELGPAGLAEYRETKHVYQNLAPKPVRWFAG